Genomic DNA from Methanosarcina sp. MTP4:
GTTGATATTTTCGGTTACCTGATAGTTAATTTCTTCTGAATCTCCATAGGAAACTTCAATAAAAACACAGTTTCCACTACTCTTATCGAAGAAAGCAAACCAGAAAGGGCTGTTTCTGGAGTTCTGGACTACCAGAAGATTCTTCGTGTAAAGGAGCCCGTTTCCATAAAACTCTGAATAGAAATCATTCAGATAAGCATAAGATTCAGCAGGGGAACCAATGTCCGTTACAACAAGAATATTTTCTGCATCAAGCTCTCCGAGTTCTTCTTCGGCAGCATCAAAAACCTGAGCCATCAACCCGTCATCTCCTGCCGATGCAGGCAGGGCAAACAACAAGAAAACAAGTGCAGCAAGGCACATAAAATGCAGCATTTTCGTTTGTTTCATAATTACTCTCCAAATTTTCAAACGTCAAATCCACAGCATTAACTCTCACGATCCTGGAACCATAAAATGATATGAAACCAGGGACCACATATGAAATTAGAGCAAATTCGCAAATATGCACATTAAGAAATAACATAATATGCATATTTGTTACAAATGATTAGTAAAGTAATACATAAACATTACGAATTTATCCAGAAATATGTCACAGCGAAAAAATAAAAAATAGAAAATAGAGAAATGTGAATAAAAAGTACTAGAGCAAAACCCAGAGAAAAAAGGAGAAGGAAAAAGGAAAGGAGAGAAAAGAAAGGAGAGAAAAGAAAGGAGAGAAAAGAAAGGGAAAGGGAGAGGGAAAAAGGAAAAGGAAAAGGAAAAAGTGAAAAATAAGATATAAAGAACCTTTTCAGGCTTCAGCCCATTTCATCGAAGATTTCCAGCACAATCTCTGCAAGTTCCATGCTCTTTTCCCGCGAAGTCATAAGAGTATCCGCCCTGGAAGCCCGGCACCCGATCTTTTCGAAGGCATACTCGTCTGCGCTGTCCCTTTCATCGAAGATGAAGGCATCAAGGAAGTCCTGGTAGTATTCCGCAACTCCGACAGAGGAGATCTCAAGCCCGCAGGCTTGCATGAGTTTGCCTGCAGGTCCGCTTACCGGAGCGTTCCCAATTATAGGGCTGAGAGCAAGGACTTTTTTCTTTTTCAGGAGGTCTTTCATCCCGGGCAGAGAGATTATCGGGCCGATGCTCGTAATGGGATTGCTCGGGCCTATCAGGACCTTTTCATCGTTTTCAAAGGCTTCGAGCACTTTTTTCGGGATTGAGGCTTCGGAAACTCCCCGGATATCCACCCCAAGAACCTCGGGTTCCCCGTGCTTTCCTACCCAGAATTCCTGGAAATGCATTGTTCCTTCCGGGGTCTCGATGTAAGTGGAAACATGGTCATCCGACATTGGGAGGATTTT
This window encodes:
- the cofD gene encoding 2-phospho-L-lactate transferase, translated to MIIFSGGTGTPKLLDGLREFLPPDELTVVVNTAEDLWVSGNLISPDLDTVLYLFSDQIDRKKWWGIESDTFRTHERMQELGIDEGMKLGDRDRSTHIIRSNLLRDGATLSEATEKLTSLFNIGAKILPMSDDHVSTYIETPEGTMHFQEFWVGKHGEPEVLGVDIRGVSEASIPKKVLEAFENDEKVLIGPSNPITSIGPIISLPGMKDLLKKKKVLALSPIIGNAPVSGPAGKLMQACGLEISSVGVAEYYQDFLDAFIFDERDSADEYAFEKIGCRASRADTLMTSREKSMELAEIVLEIFDEMG